A single genomic interval of uncultured Sphaerochaeta sp. harbors:
- the adhE gene encoding bifunctional acetaldehyde-CoA/alcohol dehydrogenase — protein sequence MADKKQTEELFAGQKELQDMIERVKRAQAKFATYSQEQVNAIFRAAAIAANDERIKLASMAVKETGMGIVEDKVIKNHFSAEYIFNKYKDDKTCGIIEVDQAFGIKKIAEPKGVICGIIPTTNPTSTAIFKSLIALKTRNAIIFSPHPRAKECTCEAARVILEAAVKAGAPEDIIGWIDEPSIEKTDYLMKNKLVNLILATGGPSMVKSAYSSGIPAIGVGPGNTPALMDKSADVKMAVSSILMSKTFDNGVVCASEQAVICHKDIYDAVKKEFSDRGARFLTKKEADMLRKVILDPKRGTVNPAIVGQKASKVAEIAGFTVPETTKVLIGEVEHADASEPFAHEKLSPVLAMYKCDNYGEGTNMAATLVALGGYGHTSVLYIDENETEKVDTYSRTVKTSRVLVNMPASQGAIGDIYNFRLEPSLTLGCGSWGNNSISENVGPKHLLNIKTEAARRENMLWFKLPPKTYFKYGCLPVALGELKGKKRAFIITDSFLFTSGMVDKITDTLDAMGIECETFHQVKPDPTLGTITEGMKLINAFKPDVLIGLGGGSPMDAAKIMWLLYEHPEVQFDGLALRFMDIQKRIYAFPNMGKKAELVCVPTTSGTGSEVTPFAIITDEKSGMKYAIADYALTPTMAIVDSELAMGMPKGLTASCGVDVLTHALEALASSMSTDYTNGLSLEAARVIFKYLPKAYRDGTDKKAREKVHNASTIAGMAFSNAFLGVCHSMAHKLGAQFHIPHGMANALLLCNVIRYNATDNPTKQASFPQYEYPSAISRYARAADYIAMVVNEQENTPYIKTTATDSQDKKVEALVAGIEMLKKELDIPSSIKEWGIKEEDFLAVVDELAVKAFDDQCTGTNPRYPLIGEIKQLYLDCFYGRVYQEA from the coding sequence ATGGCTGATAAGAAACAAACTGAAGAGCTTTTTGCAGGACAGAAAGAACTCCAGGACATGATCGAACGAGTAAAACGTGCACAAGCCAAATTCGCTACCTATTCCCAGGAACAGGTCAACGCCATATTCCGCGCTGCTGCAATAGCAGCAAACGACGAGCGCATAAAGTTGGCCTCAATGGCAGTGAAAGAGACCGGCATGGGCATTGTGGAGGACAAGGTCATCAAGAACCACTTCTCCGCTGAATACATCTTCAACAAGTACAAGGATGACAAGACCTGTGGTATCATAGAGGTGGATCAGGCATTCGGTATCAAGAAGATTGCCGAGCCGAAGGGCGTCATCTGCGGTATCATCCCTACCACCAACCCTACCAGTACCGCAATCTTCAAGAGCTTGATCGCCTTAAAGACCCGTAACGCCATCATCTTCAGCCCACATCCACGAGCAAAGGAGTGCACTTGTGAAGCAGCCCGTGTGATCCTTGAAGCTGCAGTGAAAGCAGGGGCCCCTGAGGACATCATCGGCTGGATCGATGAACCTTCCATTGAGAAAACAGACTACCTGATGAAAAACAAGCTGGTGAATCTTATCCTTGCCACCGGTGGCCCTTCGATGGTAAAGAGTGCCTACTCCTCCGGCATTCCCGCCATCGGGGTTGGTCCAGGCAATACCCCTGCCCTTATGGACAAGAGCGCAGACGTCAAGATGGCGGTCAGTTCGATTCTCATGAGCAAAACCTTTGACAATGGAGTGGTCTGTGCAAGTGAACAGGCAGTAATTTGCCACAAGGACATCTATGATGCAGTAAAGAAAGAGTTTTCTGATCGTGGTGCACGATTCCTCACAAAGAAAGAGGCTGACATGCTTCGCAAGGTCATCCTCGACCCAAAGCGTGGAACTGTAAACCCAGCCATTGTTGGACAGAAAGCTTCCAAGGTCGCAGAGATTGCTGGATTCACCGTTCCCGAGACCACCAAGGTCCTTATCGGGGAGGTGGAACATGCCGATGCTTCGGAGCCTTTTGCCCACGAGAAACTCAGTCCTGTATTGGCAATGTATAAATGTGACAACTATGGGGAGGGAACCAACATGGCAGCAACCTTGGTTGCCTTGGGTGGTTACGGGCATACCAGTGTCCTCTACATAGATGAGAATGAGACAGAGAAGGTTGACACCTACAGCAGGACCGTAAAGACCAGCCGTGTGTTGGTGAACATGCCTGCAAGCCAGGGAGCCATTGGGGACATCTACAACTTCCGTCTGGAGCCTTCCCTCACCCTTGGCTGTGGTTCCTGGGGCAATAACTCGATCAGTGAGAACGTAGGACCCAAACACCTGTTGAACATCAAGACCGAAGCTGCCAGGAGGGAAAACATGCTCTGGTTCAAACTGCCACCAAAGACGTATTTCAAGTACGGCTGTCTGCCTGTTGCCCTTGGCGAGCTGAAGGGTAAGAAGCGCGCATTCATCATCACCGACTCCTTCCTGTTCACCAGCGGTATGGTGGATAAGATCACTGACACGCTTGATGCCATGGGTATCGAATGCGAGACGTTCCACCAGGTGAAACCTGACCCTACCTTGGGCACCATCACAGAGGGAATGAAACTGATAAATGCTTTCAAACCTGATGTACTCATCGGTCTTGGCGGTGGTTCCCCGATGGATGCTGCAAAGATCATGTGGTTGCTCTACGAGCATCCGGAGGTTCAGTTCGATGGGCTTGCATTGCGGTTCATGGATATCCAGAAGAGAATCTACGCCTTCCCGAACATGGGAAAGAAAGCCGAGCTTGTATGTGTACCTACCACCAGTGGTACCGGTAGTGAGGTTACTCCCTTTGCCATCATCACTGATGAGAAAAGTGGGATGAAGTACGCAATTGCAGACTATGCACTTACCCCGACCATGGCGATTGTGGATAGTGAGCTTGCCATGGGAATGCCAAAAGGGTTGACCGCAAGCTGTGGTGTTGATGTATTGACCCATGCCTTGGAGGCACTTGCCTCTAGTATGTCTACCGACTACACCAATGGATTGAGCCTTGAAGCGGCCCGTGTCATCTTCAAGTACCTGCCAAAGGCATATAGGGATGGAACGGACAAGAAGGCACGCGAGAAGGTACACAATGCCTCGACCATCGCGGGTATGGCCTTCAGCAATGCATTCCTGGGAGTCTGCCACTCGATGGCACACAAGTTGGGAGCCCAGTTCCATATTCCCCATGGTATGGCAAATGCGCTGTTGCTGTGCAACGTCATACGCTACAATGCGACTGACAACCCTACAAAACAGGCTTCCTTCCCGCAGTACGAGTACCCCTCCGCTATCAGCAGATATGCTAGAGCTGCTGACTACATTGCCATGGTGGTAAATGAACAGGAGAATACTCCCTACATCAAGACTACGGCAACGGACAGCCAGGACAAGAAAGTTGAGGCCTTGGTTGCAGGAATCGAGATGCTGAAAAAGGAACTTGACATCCCTTCCTCCATCAAGGAGTGGGGCATCAAGGAGGAGGACTTCCTGGCCGTGGTTGACGAGCTTGCAGTGAAAGCATTCGATGACCAGTGCACGGGAACCAACCCCCGCTACCCCTTGATCGGCGAGATCAAGCAACTCTACCTGGACTGTTTCTACGGAAGGGTGTACCAGGAAGCCTAA
- a CDS encoding Gx transporter family protein: MMSQTERKIAFISATTLLLSTLEYLIPKPLPFLRLGLANLPLLIILDGMSFGPFFIILLLKAVGQGMVSGTLFSYLFLISLAGTLSSGIAMKGAKQLLGLKVSLVGCSLLGAFVSNLSQLQVASWVAYGPSIWIAAPLMLALGMVTSFALGLLAEIYLQRGTTGKALTQGTLSLSIPPTEEKVSHKHLLFASLLAIVAILLAKGLITLAFITALMYLLQWVAGRRIRIIPALMLIFSLVVLSLFEPNGKVLFSMGTLAFTEGSLTIALTKALRLLSLLSASQSLSASNPKIEGKAGTLLALTLAYFSLLTRSFRETKGSVIQRVDQALQATASGKGTDKTPPTTHKKPINIPLFLFIVLGVLAVSLISLIVY; the protein is encoded by the coding sequence ATGATGTCGCAAACTGAGAGAAAAATCGCCTTCATCAGCGCTACCACCCTCCTGCTTTCCACCTTGGAGTACCTCATCCCCAAGCCCCTTCCCTTCCTTCGTTTGGGATTGGCAAACCTTCCCCTTCTTATCATTCTCGACGGTATGTCCTTCGGTCCTTTCTTCATCATCCTGCTACTCAAGGCAGTCGGCCAAGGCATGGTAAGCGGAACACTCTTCTCCTACCTCTTCCTGATTTCCCTTGCAGGCACCCTGAGCAGCGGTATCGCCATGAAAGGGGCCAAGCAACTCCTTGGACTTAAGGTCAGCCTTGTTGGCTGTTCCCTGCTTGGGGCCTTTGTAAGCAATCTGTCCCAACTCCAGGTTGCTTCCTGGGTTGCCTATGGTCCCTCCATCTGGATAGCCGCACCGCTTATGCTTGCACTGGGCATGGTCACCAGCTTTGCGTTGGGACTTCTTGCTGAGATCTATCTGCAGAGGGGGACAACGGGAAAAGCGCTCACACAGGGAACCCTTTCCCTCTCCATACCTCCAACCGAAGAAAAGGTCTCTCACAAACATCTGCTATTTGCCTCTCTGCTTGCCATTGTCGCAATCCTGCTCGCGAAGGGCCTCATCACACTTGCTTTTATCACCGCACTGATGTATCTCCTGCAATGGGTCGCCGGGAGAAGGATCCGGATCATACCAGCCCTTATGCTTATCTTCTCGCTGGTTGTATTAAGTCTTTTTGAACCAAATGGGAAGGTATTGTTCAGCATGGGAACGCTTGCATTCACTGAAGGCTCGCTTACGATTGCCCTTACCAAGGCTCTCCGCCTGCTTTCCCTCCTCTCAGCCAGCCAGAGCCTGAGTGCAAGTAATCCAAAGATTGAAGGCAAGGCTGGCACCCTGCTTGCCCTCACCCTTGCCTATTTCAGCCTACTCACCCGATCATTCCGTGAAACAAAGGGTTCTGTCATACAACGCGTGGACCAGGCACTGCAGGCAACGGCAAGTGGGAAAGGCACTGATAAAACACCTCCTACCACGCATAAAAAGCCAATCAACATCCCACTGTTCCTTTTTATTGTTTTGGGAGTACTAGCTGTCTCACTCATTAGCTTAATAGTATATTAA
- a CDS encoding NusG domain II-containing protein gives MKLRWKTLIGDTLILALCILALVAISRQTAGGGSGYVQVQSSEATYRYSLDVDREITVQGPLGETHIVIEDGHAHIEDSACPTKSCTFQKPISNARSWIACLPNQVLLTIVGSESENLEVDDVAN, from the coding sequence ATGAAACTCAGGTGGAAAACCCTCATTGGAGACACTCTCATCCTTGCCCTTTGCATTCTTGCCCTTGTTGCCATCAGCAGGCAGACTGCCGGCGGGGGAAGCGGGTATGTGCAAGTCCAGAGCAGCGAAGCCACCTACCGCTACAGTCTCGATGTCGATCGTGAGATTACCGTACAGGGGCCACTGGGTGAGACCCACATAGTCATCGAGGATGGTCACGCCCATATCGAGGACTCCGCCTGCCCCACCAAGAGCTGCACCTTCCAGAAACCTATTTCAAATGCACGTTCCTGGATAGCGTGCCTTCCAAACCAAGTACTGCTTACCATCGTAGGCAGTGAAAGCGAGAACCTGGAGGTTGATGATGTCGCAAACTGA
- a CDS encoding response regulator transcription factor: MKMIYVVDPTVEDREGVKQYLELSGYEVHVFEDLHAVQVAISRQVPDLMLLEVQFSDGDGFSYIKKMKQTHSFPVIFVTSRVAESDRILGFELGADDYVCKPFSFKELVLRVHALFRRIDVSVSSYRGGSTWVLAGSVLQFDEVSHLFTLDGSQIPLTAAEWRIMSYLVSNSGILITRSQILEHCFDYSFESYDRIVDTHVKNMRAKMGPMGPQWIETVRGYGYRFAGKSTSSLPGKGSEGQE; the protein is encoded by the coding sequence ATGAAGATGATTTATGTCGTTGACCCCACAGTTGAGGATCGAGAAGGGGTGAAACAGTATCTCGAGCTTTCAGGATACGAGGTGCATGTGTTTGAGGATTTGCATGCTGTTCAGGTAGCCATAAGTCGTCAAGTTCCTGACTTGATGCTCCTGGAAGTGCAATTCTCTGATGGGGATGGGTTCAGTTACATCAAGAAAATGAAGCAGACCCATTCATTTCCGGTCATCTTCGTGACTAGCAGGGTTGCTGAGAGTGATCGCATCCTAGGTTTTGAGTTGGGGGCTGACGACTATGTATGCAAGCCGTTCAGCTTCAAGGAGCTGGTGCTCAGGGTGCACGCACTGTTTCGCCGAATTGATGTCAGTGTTTCCTCCTACCGGGGAGGATCGACGTGGGTGTTGGCAGGGTCTGTATTGCAGTTCGACGAGGTAAGTCACCTCTTCACCTTGGACGGATCGCAGATACCGCTTACTGCTGCAGAGTGGAGGATTATGAGTTATTTGGTGAGCAATAGTGGAATTCTCATCACCCGCTCACAGATTTTGGAGCACTGCTTTGATTATAGTTTTGAGTCGTATGACCGAATTGTCGATACCCATGTGAAGAATATGCGCGCAAAGATGGGACCCATGGGACCACAGTGGATCGAGACAGTCAGGGGATATGGTTACCGGTTCGCCGGTAAGAGTACTTCCAGTCTTCCCGGGAAGGGAAGCGAAGGGCAGGAATAA
- a CDS encoding response regulator transcription factor produces MAETQDLIYIVEDHEVIREGVRQYLELSGYHVKGFATLRAVREAVASQIPSLLIQDVMLPDGDGFAFVKQLKEKCDCPVIFMTARSEESDRILGFELGADDYISKPFSPKELVLRVQAVLRRYRNNSYSPSDGFLYVNDHSMRFDETDHQLLVDGREVILTAAEWRILAFLIENSHHLVSRSQILEECFDYAVDSYERVVDTHIKNIRSKLGEGPWIETVRGYGYRFIGHEKEGAVL; encoded by the coding sequence ATGGCAGAGACACAGGACCTTATATATATAGTAGAGGATCATGAAGTGATCCGTGAGGGGGTTCGCCAGTACCTTGAACTCTCGGGGTATCACGTCAAGGGGTTTGCAACCCTTAGGGCGGTTCGTGAGGCTGTCGCCAGCCAGATCCCCTCCCTGCTTATCCAGGATGTCATGCTCCCTGACGGGGATGGGTTTGCTTTTGTGAAACAGCTCAAGGAGAAGTGTGACTGTCCGGTGATTTTCATGACTGCACGTAGTGAGGAGAGCGACAGGATCCTTGGGTTTGAACTCGGGGCTGATGACTATATCTCAAAGCCCTTCAGCCCAAAGGAGCTGGTACTCAGGGTGCAGGCAGTGCTTAGGCGATACCGAAACAACAGTTACAGCCCAAGTGATGGCTTTCTTTACGTCAATGACCACTCAATGCGCTTTGATGAGACCGATCATCAACTTCTGGTCGATGGAAGGGAGGTTATCCTGACCGCTGCTGAGTGGAGGATTCTTGCATTCCTGATCGAAAACTCACATCATTTGGTTTCTCGTTCCCAAATTCTTGAGGAGTGTTTCGACTATGCTGTCGACTCCTATGAACGGGTGGTCGATACCCATATCAAGAATATCCGCTCCAAACTTGGTGAGGGCCCTTGGATCGAGACGGTCCGTGGCTACGGCTATCGTTTTATTGGGCATGAGAAGGAAGGCGCAGTGCTATGA
- a CDS encoding ATP-binding protein, giving the protein MRRQFVRLFLGFVLVVAVVVGIQTTVFLVTIHHQRLNWTESVFQDYLSALSKNLSAGLEGRNYSLMSLEEVLLRSADDRVSGLYIRNPDGTVAIAYGMTSGGASLPVPPSDEFEGMRPMMSSPAMQRAHQQISEQGFSASEMHSSVYEVHIEKDSETSSLSVNQQSASQTHTILLPPQVKATDIAGSLVISYNDEVIALVDVLTFTPFTYKNTGYLFKGLLFPILWAMPIAFVIALMMAASISKRSERYTQGIQKALEQLSSGENGVELPKTKIDEQRVINDSIKMLDENLAQHKRSRQAWLRSISHDLNTPVASMKLLLDGIADGVFPADEKTLLSLKKENDALSARIAQVVLYSNLQSPDMKVTREEIAIPSFIQQVFSSLTEEEQDRVYLDADEASLKGDQNLLSYASRAMLSNALQSSEDSVGWSIGKNTMTFTNKGTIAGDIDFFEPWSKGDASRGSSGSGLGLPITAQIMRLHHGNAEISQREGEVVVSLRW; this is encoded by the coding sequence ATGAGAAGGCAGTTCGTAAGGCTCTTCCTGGGATTCGTATTGGTGGTTGCCGTTGTGGTGGGTATCCAGACTACGGTATTTTTGGTGACTATCCACCACCAGCGACTCAACTGGACAGAGTCTGTTTTCCAGGACTATCTCTCTGCACTGAGTAAAAATCTGTCAGCAGGGTTGGAGGGTCGCAACTACTCCCTGATGAGTTTGGAGGAGGTCCTGCTGCGCTCAGCCGATGACCGGGTCAGTGGGTTATACATCCGCAACCCTGATGGGACAGTGGCCATCGCCTATGGCATGACCAGTGGTGGTGCCTCCCTACCGGTTCCTCCCTCTGATGAGTTTGAGGGTATGCGGCCGATGATGAGTTCACCTGCAATGCAACGAGCCCACCAGCAGATCTCAGAACAAGGGTTCTCAGCAAGCGAGATGCACAGTTCTGTCTATGAGGTGCATATTGAAAAGGATTCCGAAACATCCTCTCTCTCGGTAAACCAACAATCTGCATCACAGACACATACGATACTCCTTCCTCCCCAGGTGAAGGCTACCGATATTGCCGGAAGCTTGGTCATCTCCTACAACGATGAGGTGATAGCCCTGGTGGATGTGCTCACCTTTACTCCCTTTACCTACAAGAATACCGGGTACCTCTTCAAGGGCTTGCTCTTTCCAATTCTCTGGGCGATGCCGATTGCATTTGTCATTGCACTTATGATGGCAGCTTCCATTTCGAAGCGGAGCGAGCGCTATACCCAGGGAATCCAGAAGGCGCTGGAGCAATTGAGCAGTGGAGAGAACGGGGTTGAGCTCCCCAAGACCAAGATAGATGAGCAGCGTGTGATCAATGACTCGATCAAGATGCTTGATGAGAACCTCGCCCAGCATAAGCGAAGCCGGCAGGCGTGGCTCAGGAGTATCTCCCACGACCTGAATACGCCGGTTGCCAGCATGAAACTGCTGCTTGATGGAATTGCTGACGGGGTATTTCCTGCAGATGAGAAGACCTTGCTGTCACTCAAGAAAGAGAATGATGCACTTTCAGCTCGAATTGCCCAGGTTGTGCTGTACAGTAATCTCCAAAGTCCCGATATGAAGGTAACAAGAGAGGAGATTGCAATTCCTTCCTTCATCCAACAAGTGTTCTCTTCATTAACCGAAGAGGAACAAGATCGTGTTTACCTTGATGCCGATGAAGCTTCACTAAAAGGAGATCAGAATCTGCTCAGCTATGCTTCCCGTGCCATGCTCTCCAATGCCTTGCAGTCGAGCGAAGATTCAGTTGGCTGGTCCATTGGGAAGAACACCATGACCTTCACCAACAAAGGGACGATCGCAGGAGACATAGATTTCTTTGAGCCCTGGAGCAAGGGGGACGCCAGCCGAGGTTCCTCCGGCAGTGGCTTGGGCTTGCCTATCACTGCCCAGATCATGCGTCTCCATCATGGGAATGCAGAGATCAGTCAGAGAGAAGGAGAGGTAGTGGTAAGCCTCAGATGGTGA
- the yfcE gene encoding phosphodiesterase: MIYLFASDIHGSAYAMHTLLNIFQTTKASKLILLGDLLYHGPRNAFPYEYNPKEACRLQNSVKESLISVRGNCDSEVDQMVLEFPMLSDSAIMHLEQVGDRLIYLHHGHKELPPLTLGTIVISGHTHIPVAEERDGMFFINPGSVSLPKGGYPASYCLLEDSTFTIHELESGKEMMSLTI; the protein is encoded by the coding sequence ATGATATACCTTTTTGCCTCCGACATCCATGGAAGTGCATATGCAATGCATACACTCCTGAATATCTTTCAAACAACCAAAGCCTCCAAGCTAATACTGCTCGGGGACCTTCTCTATCATGGCCCAAGAAATGCCTTTCCCTATGAGTATAACCCAAAAGAAGCGTGCAGGCTACAAAATAGTGTGAAAGAATCGTTAATTTCTGTACGTGGGAACTGTGATTCCGAAGTTGACCAGATGGTATTGGAATTCCCCATGCTCTCAGACAGTGCAATCATGCACTTGGAACAAGTTGGTGACCGCTTGATCTATCTCCATCATGGGCACAAGGAGTTGCCTCCTCTTACCCTGGGAACGATTGTCATCAGTGGGCATACCCATATTCCTGTAGCTGAGGAGCGTGATGGAATGTTTTTCATCAACCCAGGCTCAGTATCCCTTCCAAAGGGAGGGTATCCAGCGAGCTATTGTTTGTTGGAAGACAGTACGTTTACCATCCATGAGCTGGAGAGCGGCAAGGAGATGATGAGCCTCACCATCTGA
- a CDS encoding DUF1801 domain-containing protein: MRSEASTVDEYLSELSNEQRSVIDPLRKLILENLPEGMQESMNWGMISYEIPLRSFPDTYNNQPLGYAALSVQKHGFSLYLMPLYMDDKKMAKLQKQSKKLMMGKSCIRFKTLEQLPLDLIAEILRSYTVETYIEAYKNIKGSL; this comes from the coding sequence ATGCGATCAGAAGCATCAACCGTAGATGAGTATCTCTCGGAGCTTAGCAATGAGCAACGCTCCGTCATTGACCCACTCAGGAAGTTGATCCTAGAGAATCTTCCTGAGGGAATGCAGGAAAGTATGAACTGGGGAATGATCAGCTATGAAATACCCCTGCGTTCCTTCCCTGATACCTACAACAATCAACCACTTGGCTATGCAGCTCTTTCTGTACAGAAGCATGGATTCTCTCTTTACCTCATGCCGCTCTACATGGATGACAAGAAAATGGCTAAGCTGCAGAAGCAGAGCAAGAAGCTTATGATGGGAAAATCATGTATTCGGTTCAAAACCTTGGAACAACTACCTCTCGACCTCATTGCAGAGATTCTTCGCTCCTATACCGTAGAAACGTACATCGAAGCATACAAGAATATTAAAGGCTCTTTATAA
- the rsgA gene encoding ribosome small subunit-dependent GTPase A → MQLQHITTQLSFLGWNEQLAQNFVPFSTLGYIPLRIIKESRGYYWGSDGIQTYLLQRSGSFNNLLDLGVQQTPVVGDWCAVNSYEPQKGLIESVLPRISEFHKPLVHEEGYVTGFREVVASNVDAAFIVIDSHYDFNIHKIERYLCILSADHITPLLVLTKVDLVEDPLSLQRIASERFTSLRVFLVDSLTGNGIEGLLLSLKARKTYMLLGSSGAGKSTLVNRLYGKEISKTQLVRSSDGKGRHTTTSRSLHQLPSGALLLDTPGIRGVGMNSSASDIAESFSDIAALASHCRFHDCSHTAESGCAVKNALQSGELKQDRYEHYLLLKHEAMSWEEVMGQRRKKDKTLGKVLYQYRRREGKHV, encoded by the coding sequence ATGCAACTACAACACATTACAACTCAACTCAGTTTCCTTGGGTGGAACGAACAACTGGCACAAAACTTTGTGCCTTTCAGTACGCTTGGGTATATACCTCTACGTATCATCAAAGAAAGCAGAGGTTACTACTGGGGCAGTGATGGAATACAAACATATCTGTTGCAGCGCTCTGGCTCCTTCAATAATCTTCTAGATTTAGGAGTACAGCAAACTCCCGTAGTAGGGGATTGGTGTGCCGTGAACTCTTATGAGCCACAGAAAGGCTTAATCGAATCAGTACTTCCACGTATTTCTGAATTCCATAAACCACTTGTTCATGAGGAAGGATACGTCACAGGATTCCGTGAAGTGGTCGCAAGTAATGTGGATGCCGCCTTTATTGTGATCGACAGTCACTATGACTTCAATATTCACAAGATTGAACGATATCTGTGCATTCTCTCTGCTGATCATATTACTCCCCTGTTGGTACTCACAAAGGTTGATCTAGTTGAAGATCCTCTGAGCCTGCAAAGAATCGCCTCTGAGCGTTTTACCTCCTTGAGGGTATTCCTAGTCGATTCTCTCACTGGGAATGGCATAGAGGGTCTTCTCCTTTCTCTGAAGGCAAGGAAGACCTACATGCTCTTAGGTTCCAGCGGCGCCGGGAAATCGACATTGGTAAATCGGCTCTATGGGAAGGAAATTTCCAAAACACAATTGGTGCGTTCCAGTGATGGAAAGGGAAGGCATACCACTACCTCCAGGTCTCTCCACCAGCTTCCCTCTGGAGCTCTCCTGCTCGATACCCCAGGTATCAGGGGAGTGGGGATGAATAGCAGTGCTTCTGATATTGCTGAGAGTTTCTCTGACATTGCAGCCCTTGCTTCACACTGTCGGTTCCATGACTGTAGTCATACAGCAGAGTCAGGGTGTGCAGTAAAGAACGCACTGCAATCAGGGGAATTGAAACAGGACAGGTATGAACACTACCTTTTACTGAAGCATGAAGCGATGAGTTGGGAAGAAGTGATGGGGCAGAGAAGGAAGAAGGATAAAACGTTGGGGAAGGTGCTCTATCAATACAGAAGGAGGGAGGGAAAACATGTATAG
- a CDS encoding type IV toxin-antitoxin system AbiEi family antitoxin domain-containing protein — protein sequence MKVQRGLVSNLDNAKILNMAKAQQGIITSTQVTKAGLPRRCLSSMVHSGLLVRVERGVYTLPDTWEDEFYILQWRFSRGIFSHETALYLHALTDRTPSRYTMTFPFGYNVGNVLKRGLVAKVASKETYQLGIMTLSSPSGNSIKAYNIERTLCDMVQTRHKADIQVVNQAMRIYAASRKKDIARLMDYAKKLRVKSKIQTYMEILL from the coding sequence ATGAAAGTACAGAGAGGTTTAGTAAGCAACCTTGATAATGCAAAGATTCTTAATATGGCAAAAGCACAGCAGGGGATCATCACGAGCACCCAAGTGACCAAGGCAGGCCTTCCAAGGCGATGCCTCTCCTCCATGGTACACAGCGGATTGCTTGTTCGAGTTGAGCGAGGTGTGTATACACTCCCGGATACTTGGGAAGATGAGTTTTATATTCTCCAATGGCGATTCTCAAGGGGAATCTTTTCCCATGAGACCGCTTTGTATCTTCATGCACTGACCGACCGGACTCCTTCACGGTATACCATGACATTTCCCTTCGGATACAATGTGGGAAATGTCCTCAAGCGAGGTCTTGTAGCTAAAGTGGCCAGCAAGGAAACATATCAGTTGGGAATCATGACGCTATCTTCTCCAAGTGGTAACTCCATCAAAGCCTATAACATCGAGCGTACTCTCTGTGATATGGTTCAAACCCGCCACAAAGCGGATATACAGGTGGTGAACCAGGCAATGAGGATATATGCCGCTTCACGGAAGAAGGATATTGCCCGCCTCATGGATTATGCCAAAAAGCTTCGGGTCAAGTCAAAAATACAGACCTACATGGAGATTCTATTATAA
- a CDS encoding SHOCT domain-containing protein, translating into MYSSLFWDAGRFGHHSFGYGMYNGGGMWIMGLFVLAVIAALTLSIIAIVRTSKKRNDSGEARHIVEERYAKGELTKEEYDVMKKDLR; encoded by the coding sequence ATGTATAGTTCATTATTTTGGGACGCAGGAAGATTTGGTCATCATAGCTTCGGCTATGGAATGTATAATGGTGGTGGTATGTGGATCATGGGACTTTTTGTCCTTGCAGTAATTGCAGCCTTGACCCTATCCATTATTGCAATTGTCAGAACCTCAAAGAAGAGAAATGACTCAGGGGAAGCTCGCCATATTGTTGAAGAGCGATATGCAAAGGGTGAACTGACAAAGGAAGAGTATGATGTCATGAAGAAGGACCTACGATAA